A part of Lactobacillus sp. ESL0700 genomic DNA contains:
- a CDS encoding GntR family transcriptional regulator, with product MYHSQSDSAVPLYKRIYIDIKEQIKNQTLLPEQKLPPEKFLCEKYQVSRITIRKALELLTRENLVTTVHGKGTYVNSKKMMGKLNQVQGFSEFALARDKDNQQVILKREITKNKEAAQKLLLPPDTDLIYIKRIFKIDDKSIAINKSWLSAKRFPNLLVDFTETTSLYDYLKHKYNEIATDSYRELSVILPSSEQKRLLKLTKTVPLFEVTKTAYDQLKQPLEFSHYVVRGDEMTYTFDSTSDSQFHLSKKQN from the coding sequence GTGTATCATAGTCAGTCAGATTCCGCTGTTCCACTATATAAAAGAATTTATATTGATATTAAAGAACAAATCAAAAATCAAACTTTATTACCTGAACAAAAACTACCACCAGAGAAATTTCTCTGTGAAAAATATCAAGTTAGCCGCATTACAATTCGTAAGGCGCTTGAATTATTAACTCGTGAAAATCTCGTGACAACAGTTCACGGTAAAGGAACATATGTTAATAGTAAAAAAATGATGGGTAAATTAAATCAGGTCCAAGGCTTCTCCGAATTTGCATTGGCCCGCGATAAAGACAACCAGCAAGTCATTTTAAAACGTGAAATCACTAAAAATAAAGAAGCTGCGCAAAAATTACTGTTACCACCTGATACCGATCTAATTTATATTAAACGAATCTTTAAAATCGATGATAAGTCAATTGCTATTAATAAGTCTTGGCTTTCAGCCAAGAGGTTTCCTAATTTATTAGTAGACTTTACAGAAACTACATCCTTATATGACTATCTTAAGCATAAATATAACGAAATTGCCACGGATTCTTATCGCGAATTAAGTGTTATCTTGCCGTCATCTGAACAAAAAAGGCTGCTCAAATTGACAAAAACAGTTCCGTTATTTGAAGTAACTAAAACTGCATATGACCAACTTAAACAGCCTCTTGAATTTTCACATTATGTTGTGCGCGGAGATGAGATGACCTACACCTTTGATTCAACATCGGATAGCCAATTTCATTTAAGTAAAAAACAAAATTAG
- a CDS encoding MarR family winged helix-turn-helix transcriptional regulator — MSATNRNLMKQLTFIMRASRYFMYQNKQPFSGQRRVLAVLNLEDGLTQNYLAEVLALKPGSLAELLKKLELKGEIKRETDPDDRRVKRVYLTAAGKERVADLDDEHQANSDADFFAGLTAEEQTKFSQYLEKIASGWDADFKEQAEKFVDPTTRIAAMAKWRTQMRERNCSPEEREQFCHGMRHWRHHCRDWEQTDRSCANHYGHECNRDFWRDFWHNEDDER; from the coding sequence ATGAGTGCAACAAATCGAAACTTAATGAAACAATTAACTTTTATTATGCGCGCCAGCCGCTATTTTATGTACCAAAATAAACAGCCATTTTCTGGACAAAGACGAGTCTTGGCTGTTTTAAATCTGGAAGATGGTTTGACGCAAAATTATTTGGCCGAGGTCTTGGCACTTAAGCCGGGGTCATTAGCAGAATTATTAAAAAAGCTGGAACTTAAGGGTGAGATTAAGCGAGAAACTGACCCTGATGATAGACGGGTTAAGCGGGTATATTTGACCGCTGCCGGTAAAGAGCGAGTTGCTGATTTAGATGATGAGCATCAAGCAAATTCCGATGCTGACTTTTTTGCCGGCTTAACAGCTGAGGAGCAGACCAAGTTCAGCCAATATTTAGAAAAAATTGCGTCTGGTTGGGATGCCGATTTCAAGGAACAAGCAGAAAAGTTTGTTGACCCAACAACGCGGATTGCGGCAATGGCTAAGTGGCGCACGCAGATGCGCGAACGCAATTGTTCGCCAGAGGAGCGAGAACAATTTTGTCACGGAATGCGCCACTGGCGTCATCATTGCCGTGATTGGGAGCAAACAGACCGCTCGTGTGCCAATCATTATGGCCATGAATGCAACCGCGACTTTTGGCGTGATTTTTGGCATAATGAAGATGATGAAAGATAA
- a CDS encoding ATP-binding cassette domain-containing protein — protein sequence MSSNILEVHHLKQYFPVANKKIVKAVDDVSFNIANGETFGLVGESGSGKTTIGRSIIRLYQPTSGEVIFEDTQIAGKLAKQQLGKLRKDMQMIFQDPMSSLNPRKKVGDIIKLGLDIHYPELDKDQKMQRVVKMLKVVGLDSSFVNRYPQELSGGQRQRVGIARVVIMNPRLIIADEAISALDVSVQAQVVNLLQRIQRETGSAMLFIAHDLAMVKHISSHIGVIHLGHIVELGATEQIFANPIHPYTKSLLAAIPTTNPISEQTKKLPNYHAVRQQYENKSMVNVSSDHQVLDDGSWNN from the coding sequence ATGAGTAGTAACATTCTTGAAGTTCATCACTTAAAGCAATATTTTCCTGTTGCTAATAAGAAAATTGTTAAAGCTGTTGACGATGTTTCATTTAATATTGCTAATGGTGAGACGTTTGGCTTAGTAGGTGAGTCTGGTAGTGGGAAAACAACGATTGGCCGCTCAATTATTCGCTTATATCAACCGACTAGTGGTGAAGTAATCTTTGAAGACACGCAAATTGCCGGTAAATTAGCTAAGCAGCAATTGGGTAAATTACGTAAAGATATGCAAATGATCTTCCAGGACCCGATGTCATCACTGAATCCACGTAAAAAGGTGGGTGACATTATTAAATTAGGACTTGATATTCATTATCCAGAATTGGATAAAGACCAAAAGATGCAGCGAGTTGTCAAAATGCTCAAAGTGGTTGGTCTGGATAGTTCTTTTGTAAATCGTTACCCGCAAGAATTATCTGGTGGTCAGCGGCAAAGAGTTGGTATTGCACGCGTGGTAATAATGAATCCACGTTTGATTATTGCTGATGAGGCGATTTCAGCTTTGGATGTTTCTGTTCAAGCTCAAGTAGTTAACCTTTTGCAACGGATACAGCGTGAAACTGGTAGTGCCATGTTGTTTATTGCTCATGACTTGGCAATGGTTAAGCATATTTCAAGTCATATTGGGGTAATTCATTTGGGCCACATTGTGGAATTAGGAGCTACTGAACAAATTTTTGCTAATCCAATTCATCCCTACACTAAGAGTTTGCTAGCTGCGATTCCGACAACTAATCCTATTAGCGAACAAACAAAAAAACTGCCAAACTATCATGCAGTTCGGCAGCAATATGAAAATAAATCAATGGTTAATGTTAGTAGCGATCATCAAGTTTTAGATGATGGTTCTTGGAACAACTAA
- a CDS encoding glycoside hydrolase family 73 protein, which translates to MAKRRKHKAQSSWQIILRAFIILFLLIIAFVAFRYYRRQAIQSEQIRQEQLAREEAREKIIRQHKAFIKQIGPIAKEVDKSYDLLPSITIAQACLESDYGQSSLSQKYNNLFGVKGTNPNTSAILTTKEYVKGKWIVVKARFQIYDSYEASIRAHAELFQKGTSWNNKQYRHVLAAKDYRKQAQALVEDGYATDPNYADKLINLIKQYNLDQYDN; encoded by the coding sequence ATGGCGAAACGACGTAAACACAAGGCACAATCTAGTTGGCAAATCATCTTGCGAGCATTTATCATTTTATTTTTATTAATTATTGCCTTTGTGGCCTTTCGGTATTACCGCAGACAGGCGATTCAATCTGAACAGATTAGGCAGGAGCAGCTTGCCCGCGAAGAAGCCCGCGAAAAAATCATCAGACAGCACAAGGCTTTTATTAAGCAAATTGGGCCAATTGCCAAGGAAGTTGACAAGTCTTACGACCTCTTGCCGAGCATCACGATTGCTCAGGCTTGCCTTGAAAGTGACTATGGCCAAAGCAGTTTATCGCAAAAATATAATAATCTGTTTGGTGTTAAGGGGACCAATCCCAATACGTCGGCGATTTTAACCACTAAAGAGTATGTTAAGGGCAAATGGATTGTAGTTAAGGCACGCTTTCAAATATATGATTCCTATGAGGCATCAATTCGGGCCCATGCCGAACTTTTCCAAAAGGGTACCAGCTGGAATAATAAGCAGTACCGGCACGTGCTGGCTGCCAAAGACTACCGTAAGCAGGCCCAGGCACTAGTCGAAGATGGTTATGCCACCGACCCTAATTATGCGGATAAGTTAATCAACTTAATTAAGCAGTACAATCTTGACCAATATGATAATTAA
- the pcrA gene encoding DNA helicase PcrA, translated as MSEESILAGLNPQQKKAVKITEGPLLVVAGAGSGKTSVLTRRIAYLVEVKGVLPWNILAITFTNKAASEMREREQKLLGPSANDIWMSTFHALCVRILRRDADKIGYSHNFSIADSSEQLTLVKHIEKELNINPKMYEPRGILSAISNAKNDLLTPSAYKASAGSPFEKMAAKVYSEYQRRLKHDQIMDFDDLIMQTLVLFKQDPTVLHYYQNKFRYLLVDEYQDTNQAQYELCHELAAQYQNICVVGDADQSIYGWRGANMENIMNFEHDYRDAGVQTVKLEQNYRSTGHILAAANAVIKNNRNRKAKNLWTDQGEGAKITYYKAQSGDDEAHFIISKIQEEVKEKHRSYRDFAVLYRTNAQSRTVEESFVKSNVPYQIVGGHKFYDRKEIMDIMAYLKLVANPSDAMSFNRIVNTPKRGIGAVTIDKFMALAQDNNLSLLDTFDHLGMSGISTRAALKLSDFGAKLRDAIKSAKDQSVTGLTEKILQDFGYTAALKNEHTIEAETRLENLDEFLSVTKRFDDQYEAESDDNSPLSDFLAEVSLLSDQDDLANNDDQVALMTLHAAKGLEFPVVFLVGMEDGLFPLSRALLEDDQLEEERRLAYVGITRARQELFLTNAYSRMMFGRMQNNPPSRFLEEIDAKDMQVENPNAGSVIASGYQAQTVPFAKADERARAQVYTPKVKPAGAVGAEKKGWNVGDQVEHKSWGRGVVTKVNGKGEDMELDIAFTGKGIKRLLAAFAPIKKV; from the coding sequence ATGAGCGAAGAATCAATTTTAGCAGGATTAAATCCGCAGCAGAAAAAGGCCGTCAAGATTACCGAAGGCCCCCTCTTAGTCGTTGCTGGTGCGGGCTCTGGGAAGACCTCTGTGTTAACCAGACGGATTGCCTATCTAGTTGAAGTCAAGGGCGTCTTACCGTGGAATATTCTGGCGATAACTTTTACCAATAAGGCCGCCAGTGAGATGCGCGAGCGTGAGCAAAAGTTATTAGGGCCAAGCGCTAATGATATTTGGATGTCGACCTTCCACGCGCTGTGTGTGCGCATTTTACGCCGTGATGCAGATAAAATTGGTTATAGCCACAACTTTTCGATCGCTGACTCGTCCGAGCAGCTAACCTTGGTCAAGCATATTGAAAAAGAGTTGAACATTAACCCTAAGATGTATGAACCGCGGGGAATTTTGTCCGCAATTTCTAATGCTAAAAACGACTTATTAACACCAAGTGCATACAAGGCAAGTGCGGGCTCACCATTTGAAAAAATGGCTGCTAAAGTTTATTCGGAATACCAGCGGCGGCTGAAGCATGATCAAATTATGGACTTTGATGATTTAATCATGCAAACGCTGGTTTTGTTTAAACAAGACCCGACTGTATTGCATTATTACCAAAATAAATTCCGTTATCTGTTAGTTGACGAGTATCAGGATACCAATCAAGCGCAGTATGAGTTGTGTCACGAGTTAGCGGCGCAATACCAAAATATTTGTGTGGTTGGCGATGCTGACCAGTCAATTTATGGTTGGCGCGGTGCCAATATGGAAAATATCATGAACTTTGAGCATGATTATCGGGATGCTGGCGTGCAGACCGTTAAATTGGAACAAAATTACCGCTCGACTGGTCATATTTTAGCTGCCGCAAATGCCGTGATTAAAAATAACCGCAATCGTAAAGCCAAAAATTTGTGGACCGATCAAGGAGAAGGGGCCAAGATTACCTATTATAAGGCTCAAAGCGGCGATGATGAGGCACACTTTATCATTAGTAAAATTCAAGAAGAAGTTAAAGAAAAGCACCGTTCTTACCGTGACTTCGCTGTTTTATACCGGACCAATGCCCAGTCACGAACAGTTGAAGAGTCCTTTGTAAAGTCCAACGTGCCTTACCAAATTGTGGGTGGGCATAAGTTCTATGACCGTAAGGAAATTATGGATATTATGGCTTATCTAAAATTGGTGGCTAATCCAAGTGATGCCATGAGTTTTAACCGGATTGTCAATACGCCTAAGCGCGGAATTGGCGCGGTGACAATTGATAAGTTTATGGCGCTAGCCCAAGACAATAACTTGTCGCTGCTGGACACGTTTGATCACCTAGGAATGTCTGGAATTTCGACTAGAGCCGCACTTAAATTGAGTGACTTTGGTGCTAAACTGCGTGACGCCATTAAGTCAGCCAAAGACCAGAGCGTAACTGGCTTAACAGAAAAGATTTTGCAGGACTTTGGCTATACTGCAGCCCTCAAAAATGAGCATACAATTGAAGCCGAAACACGTTTAGAAAACTTAGATGAATTTTTGTCAGTTACCAAACGATTTGATGACCAATATGAAGCAGAAAGCGATGATAACAGTCCGCTGAGTGACTTTTTAGCAGAAGTTTCCTTATTAAGTGACCAGGATGATTTGGCAAATAATGATGACCAAGTTGCCTTGATGACGCTTCACGCGGCTAAGGGGCTGGAATTTCCAGTTGTCTTTTTAGTCGGGATGGAAGATGGTTTGTTCCCGTTGTCACGGGCACTGCTTGAGGACGACCAACTCGAAGAAGAACGCCGTCTGGCATACGTTGGAATTACGCGCGCACGCCAAGAACTATTTTTGACTAACGCGTATTCGCGAATGATGTTTGGGCGCATGCAAAATAATCCACCGTCAAGATTTTTAGAAGAAATTGACGCAAAGGATATGCAGGTAGAAAATCCTAATGCTGGTAGTGTGATTGCCAGTGGTTATCAAGCACAAACCGTTCCGTTTGCCAAGGCCGATGAACGAGCACGTGCGCAGGTCTACACGCCTAAAGTTAAACCCGCTGGTGCTGTCGGCGCCGAAAAGAAGGGCTGGAATGTTGGCGATCAAGTTGAGCATAAGTCTTGGGGCCGCGGTGTTGTGACCAAGGTTAACGGCAAAGGCGAGGATATGGAGCTTGATATTGCCTTTACTGGTAAGGGAATTAAGCGGCTTTTAGCAGCATTTGCACCGATTAAAAAGGTATAA
- a CDS encoding glycosyltransferase: MIPKIIHYVWVGGNPKPKNIQRCMRTWQKHLQDYQIIEWNEQNFDIHENKYVEQAYKAKKWAFVSDYIRAKAVYEMGGIYLDTDVLVLDDLTSLLNNQAFVGFENRANPFTAVFGAETKHPLLKDMLAYYDDRDFTFNSQDQLAGVNTVSVADILKEKYGAVANNQEQVLKTGIHVYPDGILCNPSAKSKTIHVFTGTWMEGAKPLKRKLVTALKVRIKTKHQAAMYARFFR; encoded by the coding sequence ATGATTCCTAAAATTATTCATTATGTGTGGGTTGGCGGCAATCCTAAGCCCAAGAATATTCAGCGGTGCATGCGAACATGGCAAAAGCACCTGCAAGACTATCAGATTATTGAATGGAACGAGCAGAATTTTGACATCCATGAAAACAAGTACGTTGAGCAGGCTTACAAGGCTAAAAAATGGGCCTTTGTGTCCGATTATATTCGTGCCAAGGCTGTTTATGAAATGGGCGGCATTTATTTAGATACCGATGTTTTAGTGTTGGATGATTTAACTTCTTTACTGAATAATCAAGCCTTTGTCGGCTTTGAAAATCGGGCTAATCCGTTTACTGCCGTGTTTGGTGCTGAGACTAAGCACCCGCTGTTAAAGGATATGCTGGCATATTATGACGACCGTGATTTCACTTTCAATAGTCAAGATCAATTAGCAGGTGTTAACACTGTGTCGGTTGCGGATATTCTAAAAGAAAAGTATGGTGCTGTTGCCAACAATCAGGAACAAGTCTTAAAGACTGGAATTCATGTTTATCCTGATGGCATTTTGTGCAATCCTTCAGCTAAGAGCAAGACCATTCATGTCTTTACGGGAACGTGGATGGAAGGGGCTAAACCGCTCAAGCGCAAACTGGTAACGGCACTAAAAGTCCGGATTAAAACTAAGCACCAAGCAGCTATGTATGCACGCTTTTTCAGGTAA
- a CDS encoding oligosaccharide flippase family protein has product MKKTFLNILYNAVYQIFLVLVPLITVPYLSRILGPKTYGIYSNVNNIMQFLMIFCTLSISYIGMRTIAQTRAFGTKEELTDAFWGLWYFQALAGVVTIVLVVAVASLFHIKYWNYLLLMVPYLISAQVDISWFFQGLAAFGRVVLKNTAVKLVSVILILLWVKTPGDLWKYMLIMSVSTMLGSFVFWFDIHRFVGGPVKHFYKYQTTIKAIITLLIPQIATQIYTSLDKPILGIFQNSTQVAFYDNSQRISNMVLGVITSISLVIMPKMASEGKAEQRIVLKKSLEATVWLGTMFAVIIMANTREFVPFFFGAKFTPMAPLMFFFTLTIVMIPTGGVFANQFALANHRDRDYALPVIVGAVLEVVLSFFLDQFYGATGAMVAILITEFVVLILRLWIVRDGYDFRYSFKEVPKYFVIAAIVLVAGMLLPQLVSSAFLDMAIKSIIMFVLYIALMFMMRLDFNQDIVQLIRKFLKRG; this is encoded by the coding sequence GTGAAAAAAACATTTTTAAATATTTTATATAATGCGGTTTACCAAATTTTCCTTGTGTTAGTACCGCTAATTACGGTGCCGTATTTATCGCGAATTTTAGGGCCCAAAACTTATGGCATCTATAGCAATGTGAACAATATCATGCAGTTTCTGATGATTTTTTGTACATTGTCAATTTCGTATATCGGAATGCGGACAATTGCGCAAACACGCGCATTTGGTACCAAAGAGGAGCTGACCGATGCCTTTTGGGGACTATGGTACTTTCAGGCATTAGCTGGCGTTGTGACCATTGTTCTGGTAGTTGCGGTTGCCAGTTTATTTCATATTAAATATTGGAATTATCTACTATTAATGGTGCCGTATTTAATTTCGGCCCAAGTGGATATTTCATGGTTCTTTCAAGGGCTGGCCGCATTTGGGCGTGTTGTTTTAAAAAACACGGCTGTCAAGTTGGTGTCAGTCATTTTAATTTTGCTTTGGGTTAAGACTCCGGGCGACTTGTGGAAGTACATGCTGATTATGTCAGTGTCGACAATGTTAGGCTCGTTTGTTTTCTGGTTTGATATTCACCGCTTTGTTGGTGGGCCAGTCAAGCATTTTTATAAGTACCAAACAACAATTAAGGCTATTATTACGTTGTTAATCCCGCAGATTGCCACCCAAATTTATACTTCATTGGATAAACCAATTTTGGGTATCTTTCAAAATTCAACCCAGGTGGCGTTTTATGATAACTCGCAGCGAATTTCCAATATGGTTCTAGGTGTTATTACCAGTATTTCGCTGGTAATTATGCCGAAGATGGCGAGTGAAGGTAAGGCAGAACAGCGGATTGTGTTGAAAAAATCGCTTGAGGCCACTGTTTGGCTGGGCACAATGTTTGCGGTGATTATCATGGCCAATACACGGGAATTTGTGCCGTTCTTTTTTGGCGCTAAGTTTACGCCGATGGCTCCGTTGATGTTCTTCTTTACGTTAACAATTGTGATGATTCCGACAGGTGGGGTCTTTGCCAACCAGTTTGCTTTGGCCAACCACCGCGATCGTGACTACGCACTGCCGGTAATTGTTGGTGCGGTTTTGGAAGTTGTATTAAGCTTCTTTTTAGACCAATTTTATGGTGCTACCGGGGCAATGGTCGCAATTTTAATTACCGAATTTGTTGTGTTAATTTTACGGTTGTGGATTGTGCGTGACGGCTATGACTTTAGATATTCTTTTAAAGAAGTACCAAAATATTTTGTCATTGCGGCTATCGTCTTAGTGGCAGGGATGTTATTGCCACAGCTGGTTTCATCAGCGTTTTTAGATATGGCAATTAAGTCAATCATCATGTTTGTGCTCTACATTGCTTTAATGTTTATGATGCGGCTTGACTTTAATCAAGATATTGTGCAATTAATTAGAAAGTTTCTTAAACGAGGTTAA
- a CDS encoding CDP-glycerol glycerophosphotransferase family protein yields the protein MKSFLFRLYLQVMRFLAHFTKINNKKIVILNGAGRSGSNGYLFAKYVRAHHPDYTVTLVEPWPTSHLSFKTWREIGAAKFILTTHQPFKIRKSQVNIQFWHGIPLKRMGIMANNTKAKDNRRNSKLWRKTADVVCSSSDLYETLMSACVGINAAQYRKLGFPRLDALSHPAISKQQLVHDLFNVTDEQVQVGIYMPTFRYELDDQNVLDQIKAGNFLALADFDGATLNETLKKQHQYLIVKLHPYEMRLFDQLSSQFSNIAFLNNDYLVENDYDLYELLGATDFLLTDFSSIYFDYLTLDKPEIFITNYLEQYEQKRGLLMGPYEEVVPGQCVKRQDELIKELRQVAQGEDDYKSKRQYWRLLTNQAPTQSSCEQIFDFMTQNY from the coding sequence ATGAAAAGTTTTTTGTTTCGGCTTTACTTGCAGGTAATGAGGTTCTTGGCGCATTTTACCAAAATAAATAACAAAAAAATTGTTATCCTGAATGGAGCTGGGCGCTCAGGTTCTAACGGTTATTTGTTTGCCAAATATGTGCGGGCACATCATCCCGATTACACGGTCACGTTGGTCGAACCGTGGCCAACGTCGCATTTATCCTTTAAAACTTGGCGGGAAATTGGTGCAGCCAAGTTCATTTTGACGACGCACCAACCCTTTAAAATTCGCAAGAGTCAGGTTAATATTCAATTTTGGCATGGTATTCCCTTGAAGCGAATGGGGATCATGGCTAATAATACTAAGGCTAAGGATAATCGGCGTAATTCTAAATTATGGCGTAAAACGGCGGACGTCGTTTGTTCAAGCTCGGATTTATATGAAACCTTGATGAGTGCCTGTGTTGGCATTAATGCCGCGCAATACCGTAAGCTTGGTTTTCCGCGACTTGATGCCTTGAGTCATCCGGCAATTAGTAAGCAGCAGTTAGTGCATGACTTGTTTAATGTTACTGATGAGCAAGTACAAGTTGGGATTTACATGCCAACGTTTCGTTATGAGCTAGATGATCAAAATGTCCTTGACCAAATCAAGGCGGGGAATTTTTTAGCGTTAGCTGACTTTGATGGGGCAACGTTAAATGAAACACTCAAAAAGCAGCACCAGTATTTAATTGTGAAACTACATCCCTATGAAATGCGGCTCTTTGACCAGTTAAGCAGCCAATTTTCTAATATTGCCTTTTTAAATAATGATTATTTAGTTGAAAATGATTATGATTTGTACGAATTACTTGGCGCGACTGACTTTTTGTTAACGGATTTTTCGTCGATTTATTTTGATTATCTGACTTTGGACAAGCCCGAGATTTTTATTACTAACTATCTTGAGCAATACGAACAAAAGCGAGGCTTGCTCATGGGGCCGTATGAAGAAGTCGTGCCAGGGCAATGCGTTAAGCGTCAAGATGAGCTGATTAAGGAGCTCAGGCAGGTAGCGCAGGGCGAGGATGATTACAAGAGTAAGCGGCAGTATTGGCGCTTGTTAACTAATCAAGCACCTACGCAATCATCTTGCGAGCAAATTTTTGACTTTATGACGCAAAATTATTAG
- a CDS encoding ABC transporter ATP-binding protein, which yields MALSSRKNKAEQVKLRDFFQLLKGLNLKKTLFILGLVFSLITSGANLLLPLLTKQLVDTSSLAKFNVQMLLILVAIFVVQLILGTIGSYILRYFGESAVKNLREKLWTHLLQLPVSYFDMNKAGESSSRLVNDTGIIKDLIASQFPNFITGAIQLLFSIIILFVMDWRMAALMFISVPVVVAILIPIGRVMARLGRKLQTATAEFNGDVSEKLSEVRLIKASNGENFEEQRGKNFIARIFAIGIKDARVEAILQPIMTTVMMAVFAGILAYGIVRLSQGTLTSGTLVAFILYLFNVIAPVANFATFFSQVQKAMGSTERIQEILKLQPEKGQTDQQVDVEGKALIASNLQFSYDPEEPVLRSISFSAQPNTVVAFAGPSGGGKSTIFALLERFYQPDSGQITIGGQDIGVIDLHNWRSQIGYVSQNSAIFSGTIRDNLQYGLEQKSSDDDLWRGLSLAYADQFVREFPHQLETEIGERGIKLSGGQKQRLAIARAFLRDPKILMLDEATASLDSESEGKVQQALDQLMVGRTTLVIAHRLATIVHADQIYFIEHGQVTGHGTHRELLATHKLYARYVQEQMVD from the coding sequence ATGGCATTGTCATCACGCAAAAATAAAGCAGAGCAAGTTAAATTGCGGGACTTTTTCCAACTATTAAAGGGTCTTAATCTGAAGAAAACACTGTTTATACTAGGCCTTGTTTTCAGTTTGATTACCAGTGGTGCTAATCTTCTGCTGCCGCTGTTAACCAAGCAATTAGTGGATACGAGCAGTCTGGCCAAGTTTAACGTGCAGATGCTGCTAATTTTAGTAGCGATTTTTGTCGTGCAATTAATTTTGGGCACCATCGGCAGCTATATTCTGCGTTATTTTGGCGAAAGTGCCGTGAAAAATTTACGTGAGAAGTTATGGACGCACTTGCTCCAGCTGCCAGTTTCTTATTTTGATATGAATAAAGCCGGTGAAAGCAGCTCGCGGCTAGTTAATGACACGGGAATTATTAAGGATTTGATTGCTTCGCAGTTTCCTAATTTTATTACTGGTGCCATTCAGCTGCTATTTTCCATCATTATCTTGTTTGTGATGGATTGGCGCATGGCAGCATTAATGTTTATCAGTGTGCCGGTGGTGGTTGCCATTTTGATTCCGATTGGCCGCGTGATGGCGCGTCTTGGGCGGAAATTGCAGACAGCGACGGCTGAATTTAATGGCGATGTCAGTGAAAAGCTGTCCGAGGTGCGGCTGATTAAGGCCAGCAACGGGGAGAACTTTGAAGAACAACGCGGGAAAAATTTTATTGCCCGTATTTTTGCCATCGGGATTAAAGATGCCCGCGTTGAAGCCATTTTGCAGCCCATTATGACTACTGTCATGATGGCGGTGTTTGCGGGGATTTTGGCATACGGAATTGTGCGCCTGAGTCAGGGAACACTGACTTCGGGGACTTTAGTAGCCTTTATTCTTTACTTATTTAATGTAATTGCACCAGTTGCGAACTTTGCGACCTTCTTTTCACAAGTGCAAAAGGCGATGGGGTCAACGGAACGGATTCAGGAAATTTTAAAATTGCAGCCGGAAAAGGGCCAGACTGACCAGCAAGTTGATGTCGAGGGCAAGGCTTTAATCGCCAGTAATCTGCAGTTTAGTTATGATCCTGAAGAACCAGTTTTGCGATCAATTTCTTTTAGTGCTCAGCCGAACACCGTTGTTGCCTTTGCCGGTCCCAGCGGTGGTGGTAAATCAACGATTTTTGCTCTTCTTGAACGTTTCTACCAACCTGATAGTGGGCAGATTACGATTGGCGGGCAAGACATTGGGGTAATTGACTTGCACAATTGGCGGTCGCAGATTGGGTATGTTTCCCAGAACAGCGCCATCTTTTCGGGGACAATTCGCGATAATTTGCAGTATGGTTTAGAACAAAAATCAAGTGATGACGATTTATGGCGCGGGCTGTCCTTGGCATATGCCGACCAATTTGTTCGCGAGTTTCCGCATCAGCTGGAAACCGAAATTGGCGAACGGGGGATTAAATTGTCCGGTGGACAAAAGCAGCGCCTAGCAATTGCTCGTGCCTTTTTACGGGATCCGAAGATTTTGATGCTTGATGAAGCCACTGCCAGTCTTGATTCGGAATCTGAGGGCAAAGTTCAGCAGGCGCTTGATCAGCTAATGGTTGGCAGAACCACGCTGGTGATTGCCCACAGATTAGCGACAATCGTCCATGCCGACCAAATTTACTTTATCGAGCATGGTCAAGTCACGGGTCACGGCACTCATCGGGAACTTTTGGCAACGCACAAATTATATGCGCGCTATGTTCAGGAACAAATGGTTGATTAG
- a CDS encoding SprT family protein — MTEEELQRLVEKIALEDFGCPFMHQVKINYRMTTTGGRYHLTDHRIEINAHFLVPKYRQELIGIIKHELTHYFLHLSRRGYHHRDSDFKYLLNKVGGSHFAPDIGLAKRQKRKYLYACQKCGQEYARVRQINIRRYRCGKCGGNLKLVNK; from the coding sequence ATGACTGAAGAAGAATTGCAAAGACTGGTCGAAAAAATTGCCCTAGAAGATTTTGGCTGCCCCTTTATGCATCAAGTGAAAATTAATTACCGCATGACCACTACTGGTGGGCGCTACCATTTAACAGACCACCGAATTGAAATCAACGCGCACTTTTTAGTTCCAAAATATCGCCAAGAGTTAATCGGCATTATTAAGCATGAGTTGACGCATTATTTTTTGCACTTGAGCAGGCGAGGTTATCATCACCGCGACAGCGACTTTAAATACTTGTTAAATAAGGTTGGTGGGTCGCATTTTGCCCCAGATATTGGTCTAGCTAAAAGGCAAAAGCGTAAGTATCTTTATGCTTGCCAAAAGTGCGGCCAAGAATATGCCCGAGTTCGCCAAATTAATATTCGCCGTTATCGCTGCGGCAAGTGTGGCGGCAACTTAAAATTAGTTAATAAATAA